One genomic region from Candidatus Binatia bacterium encodes:
- a CDS encoding transposase: MAYDPERHHRRSIRLKDYDYGQSGAYFVTVVTHDRACLFGDVADGEMRFNEAGAMIGHWWIELSRKFPTVETDEFVIMPNHFHGIVVIAGPTVGADLRVGPFGKDAIQRGAHTGAPLHTVVQWFKTMTTNQYMRGVKTLGWTTFQGRLWQRNYYEHVVRNEESLNRIRQYIVDNPTRWTIDPENPAATNLEPKDAWRV; encoded by the coding sequence ATGGCATACGATCCGGAAAGACACCACCGGCGCTCGATCCGGTTAAAAGACTATGACTACGGGCAATCAGGGGCGTATTTCGTCACCGTCGTCACACATGATCGAGCCTGCTTGTTTGGCGATGTTGCCGACGGAGAAATGCGGTTCAACGAGGCGGGTGCAATGATTGGACATTGGTGGATAGAATTGAGCCGCAAATTCCCCACAGTCGAAACGGACGAATTCGTGATTATGCCAAATCATTTTCATGGGATTGTCGTCATCGCAGGTCCGACTGTAGGGGCCGACCTGCGTGTCGGCCCTTTTGGAAAGGACGCTATTCAGAGGGGCGCACACACAGGTGCGCCCCTACACACCGTCGTCCAATGGTTTAAAACGATGACGACGAACCAATACATGCGTGGTGTGAAAACATTGGGTTGGACAACGTTTCAGGGTCGATTGTGGCAGCGAAATTATTATGAACACGTCGTTCGCAATGAAGAATCTCTCAATCGGATTCGGCAATACATTGTAGACAACCCGACTCGTTGGACAATCGATCCCGAGAATCCGGCGGCAACAAACCTTGAACCGAAGGATGCGTGGCGCGTCTGA
- the ilvA gene encoding threonine ammonia-lyase, with the protein MALAFHSQRLGIPSTIVMPVHAPLIKVASVRRYGARAIPYGSDYDSALEEAERIGREEGLTFIHSFDDPWVIAGQGTLGLELHEQCPELDSVVVPVGGGGLIAGVALALKERKPGIRIIGVQAERIPSMKAAMEAGKVLHLPPATTIADGIAVRAVGELPLRIAEKYVDRIVTVSEEEIANAVLLLLEIEKTVAEGAAAVSLAALVNGKIDFKGKNVALIISGGNIDMNLISRIIEKGLIQDGRVIRLSVVVPDRPGHLAALAQSIAKEGANILQIEHVRGFGEISIGETEVELILETTGHEHGQKIHQALERAGFHARVRTS; encoded by the coding sequence CATGGCGCTGGCTTTTCATAGCCAGCGGCTGGGGATTCCTTCCACGATCGTGATGCCGGTTCACGCGCCGCTCATCAAGGTAGCTTCGGTGCGCCGTTACGGGGCGCGCGCGATCCCGTATGGGTCCGACTACGATTCGGCTCTCGAAGAGGCTGAGCGTATCGGCCGCGAAGAAGGCCTGACGTTTATTCATTCGTTCGACGATCCCTGGGTCATCGCCGGCCAGGGGACGCTCGGCCTGGAGCTGCACGAACAGTGTCCGGAGTTGGATTCAGTCGTTGTGCCGGTCGGCGGCGGCGGTTTGATCGCCGGAGTCGCGTTGGCGTTGAAGGAGCGCAAGCCCGGCATTCGCATTATCGGCGTGCAGGCGGAGCGGATTCCATCGATGAAGGCGGCCATGGAAGCGGGTAAGGTGCTCCATCTCCCCCCGGCAACGACCATCGCCGACGGCATTGCCGTGCGCGCGGTGGGCGAGCTTCCGCTCCGGATCGCGGAGAAGTACGTGGATCGAATCGTCACGGTGAGCGAGGAGGAAATCGCCAACGCCGTCTTGTTGCTGCTCGAAATCGAAAAGACGGTCGCCGAGGGCGCCGCCGCGGTTTCCCTCGCCGCTCTCGTCAACGGCAAGATCGATTTCAAAGGAAAGAATGTGGCGCTGATTATTTCCGGCGGCAACATCGACATGAATCTCATTTCCCGGATCATCGAGAAGGGCTTGATTCAAGACGGCCGGGTGATCCGCCTTTCAGTCGTCGTGCCCGATCGGCCGGGACACCTCGCCGCGCTGGCGCAGTCGATCGCCAAAGAGGGCGCCAACATCCTGCAGATCGAGCACGTGCGCGGCTTCGGCGAAATCTCGATCGGCGAGACCGAAGTGGAGCTGATTCTCGAGACCACGGGCCACGAGCACGGCCAAAAGATTCACCAGGCGCTCGAACGGGCGGGCTTCCACGCCCGCGTCCGGACGAGCTGA